The genomic window TCACCGGAGGTTGTAAAATTGCCTGAAGGTGAAACTAGACCACAAATAAAACCTAAAAAGGTAAAACAAAGAAAAGGCATGGAAAGTGCATAATATAAAAATATCACTTAATTATGATTAAGTGATATTTTTTTGTTGAAAAAACGTGGGCAAATTTCCTTATTTTATAGAATAGTAACCTTTTATTAAGTTAATAATATTGATATAAGGTATTTGTTAAATATGTTACTTTTTTATAAATGAAGGGAGGAATGCATTTACAAAAGTAAATGCTTACGGGTATGACACAAGTTTTAATGGTTTTACAATTAATAACAATGGTAGTATTTATATTCTATATGATGAATAGCAATAAAAATACTAGAACAAATAAGGTGGTTATAGATAAAGAAAATACAAAAGAAATGGATAAGTTGGCCAAAATGAGAAGTGTGCAGCTAACACAGCCACTAACTGAAAAAAGTAGGCCATCTACATTTGAAGAGATAATAGGTCAGGAACAAGGAATAAAAGCTCTTAAGGCGGCTTTATGTGGGCCTAACCCACAACATGTAATTATTTATGGTCCGCCAGGTGTAGGAAAAACAGCTGCAGCAAGACTTGTCTTAGAAGAAGCTAAAAAAATGGCAAAATCTCCATTTAAGCAAGATGCTAAGTTTGTAGAAATAGATGCAACAACAATTAGGTTTGATGAAAGAGGAATAGCTGATCCGTTAATTGGTTCAGTTCATGATCCTATATATCAAGGGGCAGGTAATTTAGGTATAGCAGGAATCCCACAACCAAAGCCAGGAGCAGTTACTAAAGCTCATGGAGGAATGTTGTTTATTGATGAAATAGGAGAGTTACATCCTATAGAGTTAAATAAATTATTAAAAGTGTTAGAAGATAGAAAGGTTTTTTTAGATAGCTCATATTATAGCTCAGAAAATCCTAATATGCCTGATTATATTAAAGAAATATTCGATAACGGGTTACCAGCAGATTTTAGACTCATAGGGGCCACTACAAGAGGGCCTGAGGAAATAGTTCCTGCTATTAGGTCAAGGTGCGTTGAAATATTTTTTAGAGCATTACATCCAGATGAAATAAAATTAATAGCAAAGAATGCAGCTAAAAAAGTAAATCTAGAAATAGAGGATATAGGATTAAAAACAATTAGTAAATACTGTAGTAATGGTAGAGAAGTGGTAAATTTAATCCAATTATGTTCTGGAATTGCTATTAATGAAAATAGAAACA from Clostridium septicum includes these protein-coding regions:
- the lonB gene encoding ATP-dependent protease LonB yields the protein MTQVLMVLQLITMVVFIFYMMNSNKNTRTNKVVIDKENTKEMDKLAKMRSVQLTQPLTEKSRPSTFEEIIGQEQGIKALKAALCGPNPQHVIIYGPPGVGKTAAARLVLEEAKKMAKSPFKQDAKFVEIDATTIRFDERGIADPLIGSVHDPIYQGAGNLGIAGIPQPKPGAVTKAHGGMLFIDEIGELHPIELNKLLKVLEDRKVFLDSSYYSSENPNMPDYIKEIFDNGLPADFRLIGATTRGPEEIVPAIRSRCVEIFFRALHPDEIKLIAKNAAKKVNLEIEDIGLKTISKYCSNGREVVNLIQLCSGIAINENRNNITMSDIQWVIENGQYNEIPDKKIKETPEVGMVNGLAVHGANIGMLMEIEATAKEVTHRKGELKVTGIIEEEEMGNNNRRVKRKSTAFSSIQNVLTVLNNIFDLECEKYDIHVNIPGGIPVDGPSAGITIATAIYSAVKRLSVDNEVAMTGEISLLGGVKPIGGVSAKILAAKNSGAKRVIIPIENWNEKFSNIKCVEVIPVKTLKEVINIAIKSKIHTEGNIDILSADAEKL